One Natronomonas gomsonensis genomic window, GCACTGCAAGAGGTCGGCATCGAGACCGTCGACGACGTCCGTGAGCAGTCCCAGGAGGACCTCGCGGAGGTCGACGGCATCGGGAACGCCCTCGCGGCACGTATCAAAGCCGACGTCGGCGGCCTCGAAGTCTCCGAGGACACCGAGGCTGAAGTCGAAGAGGACGAACCGGAGGAAGCCGAGGAGACGCCCGACGAGGACGTCGAGACGGAACTGCAGCCCCGCGGGCTGGCCGAGAAGACCCCCGAGTTGAGCGACAACGAGGAGCGGCTTCTCAAACAGCGCCAGCGCGTCGGCAAACCGCAGTTCAATCGGCAGGACTACCACAAGAAAAAGCGAACCCCGACCTCCTGGCGCAAGCCCCGCGGTGGGCTCTCGAAGCAGCGCCGCGGCATCAAGGGCAAGGGCCCGAAAGTCGAGGCCGGCTACCGAACGCCGAAGGCGGTGCGCGGCAAGCACCCCAGCGGCTTCGAGGAGGTTCGCGTCGAGAACGTCGACGACCTCGACGGTATCGACGGGGACACGGAGGCCGCCCGAATCGGCTCGACCGTCGGCGCTCGCAAGCGCGAGCGCATCGAAGAGGTCGCCGAGGAGGAAGGCATCCGCGTGCTCAACCCGACCTACGTCGAAGTGGAGGTAGAGGAATGACTGACCTGAAAGCACAGAAGCGACTGGCAGCGGACGTGCTCGGCGTCGGGAAGAACCGCGTCAAGTTCGACCCCGACGCACAGGGCGAAATCGCCGACGCCATCACGCGCGACGACATCCGAGAGCTCGTCGACAGCGGCGTCATCTCCGCGACCGAGGCCAAGGGCAACTCCCGCGGCAAGGCTCGCGAACGGGCGAAGAAGCGCTCCTACGGCCACCAGAAGGGACACGGCTCCCGGAAGGGGAAGGCCGGAGCACGACAGAACGAGAAGGAGGATTGGACGAGCCGCATCCGCGCACAGCGTCGCGAACTCCGCGAACTGCGCGATGACGGCGAAATCGACCGCTCGCAGTACCGCGAGCTGTACGACCAAGCCAGCGGTGGCGAGTTCGACAGCGTCGCGGACCTGCGACGGTACATCGACGACAACTACGGTGAAATCTGATGGCAACGGGACCACGATACAAGGTGCCGATGCGGCGTCGCCGCGAGGCCCGAACGAACTACCACCAGAGGTTGCGCCTGCTGAAATCCGGCAAGCCACGCCTCGTTGCTCGCAAGAGCAACAACCAAACCAGGGCGCAGCTGATCGTGACCGGCACGAACGGTGACGAAACGCTTGCGAGCGCTTCCTCGGCCGACCTCGAAGAGTTCGGCTGGGAAGCGCCGACGGGCAACCTGCCCGCGGCGTATCTGACCGGCCTGCTGGCCGGCAAGCGCGCCGTCGAGGCCGGCCTCGAAGAGGCAGTTCTCGACATTGGGCTCAACACGGCGACCCCCGGCAACAAGGCGTTCGCAGTACAGGAAGGTGCAATCGACGCAGGTCTGGAGATTCCGCACAACGACGAGGTGTTCGCTGACTGGCAGCGCACCCGCGGAACCCACATCGCCGAGTACGCTGAACAAGAGGACGGCCTCTACAGCGGCGACTTCGATGCGACGGAGCTTCCGGACCACTTCGACGAGGTGCGAGAGCGCCTGGAGGATGAACTATGAGTAACGGATGGGAGCCGCGGACGCGGCTCGGACGCAAGGTAGCAGAGGACGAGATTACCTCGATGCGTGACGCCCTGCAGTCGGGGCTTCCGCTGAAGGAACCGGAAATCGTCGACCAGCTCCTCCCCGGACTGGACGACGAGGTCCTGGACATCAACATGGTCCAGCGGATGACCGACTCCGGTCGACGCGTGAAGTTCCGCTGTGTCGTCGTCGTGGGCAACCGCGACGGCTTCGTCGGCTACGCGCAGGGTCGAGACGACCAGGTCGGTGGTGCGATTCAGAAGGCCATCAACGTGGCCAAACTGAACATCATCGACGTTTCGCGTGGCTGTGGGTCCTGGGAGTGTGGCTGCGGCCGCCCCCACACCGTCGCGCTGCGGACGACCGGCAAGGCCGGCTCCGTCGAGGTCGAACTACAGCCCGCCCCGCGTGGGCTGGGACTGGCGGGCGGAGAGACCGTCCGGCACGTCCTCGAACTCGCGGGCATCGAGGACATCTGGACGCGCTCCAGCGGGAACACCCGAACGACGGTCAACTTCGCGAAGGCGACGTTCAACGCCCTTCGTGCGACCGCGGAGGCCCGCGTTCCCGAGCGAACCCTCGAAAAGCGTGAGGTGGTCGAATGAGGGCCATCGTCCAGCTGCGCGGTGAGGTCAACCAAAGCGAGAGCGTCCGGGACACCCTCGGCATGCTTAACCTCCACCGCGTCAACCACGCCACGTTCGTCCCCGAGACGGACGCCTACCGCGGCATGGTGACGAAGGTCAACGACTGGGTCGCCCACGGCGAACCCACCGAGGACATCGTCGCACTGCTCGTCAGTAACCGTGCCGAGCCCGCCGAGGGCGCGGCCGACATCGACGACGAGTGGGTCGCCGAGAACACCGACTACGACGACGTCGACGCCCTCGCGTCGGCGCTGGTCGACGAGGAGACGACGCTCCAAGAACAGGGGCTCTCGCCGACGCTTCGTCTGCATCCGCCGCGTGGCGGCCACGACGGCGTCAAGCACCCGACGACCGAGGGCGGCCAACTCGGCCCCCACTCGACGGAAGACATCGACGCACTGCTGGAGGCGATGCGATAATGACATCCAAGAAACGACGACAGCGCGGCTCTCGCACCCACGGCGGCGGTACCCACAAGAACCGCCGCGGCGCCGGCCACCGAGGCGGGCGCGGTCGTGCGGGCCGTGACAAACACGAGTTCCACAACTACGAACCGCTCGGCAAATCCGGCTTCAAGCGACCCCAGAAGACCGACCGGACGGTCGAGACCGTCAACCTCCGTGAACTCGACGAGGACATCGCGATTCTCGTCGAGGACGGCGTCGCCGAGGAGTCCGGCGACGGCTACGCTATCGACGCCCGGGACCTCGTCGAGGACGGCCACGAGGCCGACTCGGTGAAGGTGCTGGGCGCCGGTCGCGTCCACAACACTTTGGAGGTCACCGCCGACGACTTCTCCGACAGCGCCGAGGAAGCGCTCTCGGAGGCCGGCGGCGAAGCGGTCCTCTCGGAGCGCGGTGAAGCCGCCGAGGAGGCCGACAAAGATACAACCGACGAGGACAACGAGGAAGCGTAATGAGCTGGAAGGAGGTCGCCGAACCGGTACTCACGCGCCTGCCCGCAGTGAAGCGACCGACGGGACACGTCCCGTTCCGTCGGAAGCTCGGCTGGACCGCGGGCGTGCTCGTGTTGTACTTCTTCCTGACGAACGTGGCCATCTACGGCCTCGGGCAGAGCTCGGACATCTTCGGGCAGTTCCGAACCATCCTCGCGGGCGCACAGGGGTCGCTACTGCAGGTCGGTATCGGTCCCATCGTCACCGCGTCCATCGTGCTGCAGTTGCTCGGTGGCGCCGACCTCCTCGGACTGGACACCGAGGAGAACCCCCGCGACCAGGCCATCTATCAGGGGCTCCAGAAGCTGCTCGTCGTCGTGATGACGGCGCTGACGGCGTTGCCGATGGTGTTCGCCGGCTTCCTGCAGCCGAGTCCGCAAGTCGCAGCCGGATTGCCGTTCGGGACGACGGGACTGGCGT contains:
- a CDS encoding 50S ribosomal protein L32e, which codes for MADDEEYEELTDISGVGPSKAEALQEVGIETVDDVREQSQEDLAEVDGIGNALAARIKADVGGLEVSEDTEAEVEEDEPEEAEETPDEDVETELQPRGLAEKTPELSDNEERLLKQRQRVGKPQFNRQDYHKKKRTPTSWRKPRGGLSKQRRGIKGKGPKVEAGYRTPKAVRGKHPSGFEEVRVENVDDLDGIDGDTEAARIGSTVGARKRERIEEVAEEEGIRVLNPTYVEVEVEE
- a CDS encoding 50S ribosomal protein L19e, whose amino-acid sequence is MTDLKAQKRLAADVLGVGKNRVKFDPDAQGEIADAITRDDIRELVDSGVISATEAKGNSRGKARERAKKRSYGHQKGHGSRKGKAGARQNEKEDWTSRIRAQRRELRELRDDGEIDRSQYRELYDQASGGEFDSVADLRRYIDDNYGEI
- a CDS encoding 50S ribosomal protein L18 gives rise to the protein MATGPRYKVPMRRRREARTNYHQRLRLLKSGKPRLVARKSNNQTRAQLIVTGTNGDETLASASSADLEEFGWEAPTGNLPAAYLTGLLAGKRAVEAGLEEAVLDIGLNTATPGNKAFAVQEGAIDAGLEIPHNDEVFADWQRTRGTHIAEYAEQEDGLYSGDFDATELPDHFDEVRERLEDEL
- a CDS encoding 30S ribosomal protein S5, translated to MSNGWEPRTRLGRKVAEDEITSMRDALQSGLPLKEPEIVDQLLPGLDDEVLDINMVQRMTDSGRRVKFRCVVVVGNRDGFVGYAQGRDDQVGGAIQKAINVAKLNIIDVSRGCGSWECGCGRPHTVALRTTGKAGSVEVELQPAPRGLGLAGGETVRHVLELAGIEDIWTRSSGNTRTTVNFAKATFNALRATAEARVPERTLEKREVVE
- a CDS encoding 50S ribosomal protein L30, whose protein sequence is MRAIVQLRGEVNQSESVRDTLGMLNLHRVNHATFVPETDAYRGMVTKVNDWVAHGEPTEDIVALLVSNRAEPAEGAADIDDEWVAENTDYDDVDALASALVDEETTLQEQGLSPTLRLHPPRGGHDGVKHPTTEGGQLGPHSTEDIDALLEAMR
- a CDS encoding uL15m family ribosomal protein, yielding MTSKKRRQRGSRTHGGGTHKNRRGAGHRGGRGRAGRDKHEFHNYEPLGKSGFKRPQKTDRTVETVNLRELDEDIAILVEDGVAEESGDGYAIDARDLVEDGHEADSVKVLGAGRVHNTLEVTADDFSDSAEEALSEAGGEAVLSERGEAAEEADKDTTDEDNEEA